The proteins below come from a single Pandoraea apista genomic window:
- a CDS encoding inovirus-type Gp2 protein: MFQNTTPFNPPESSPFTQWDDRQVASPSRYWEVGEYAKVLNQLDSFLAGVLRTTQVPFDIRIQWGREVAVRNPVGVYGYRSLVGFLPSCARWMDLYRPGYHYSADLQLFFDCFRQHPFAGVFSNGVLASPCDQVYVAKLYNDFVGCLRIEAIRRGVKKRLCDWRANLKDQEQAIRRYVAKLQAAYPSLHQIRCDLHYTDYAMSDADTRLRTSWALSNGNWLELASNVPSGHGRPETAARFDPAIAMADRDRFFDNQRGADNDLFEPMVGYICKMEQGGIHRANHFHCVFFFDATRVTQAQVEGFKCRIEDRWRKVTRGHGLTFDCHEGSRRAELEAQGRWVLNGLNRANPAEASKFVEYLVCYLTKDKMQMLRIKPAEKACTLTMGH, from the coding sequence ATGTTCCAGAACACAACGCCCTTCAATCCGCCCGAGTCCAGTCCCTTCACGCAATGGGATGACCGGCAGGTAGCATCACCATCGCGGTACTGGGAGGTCGGTGAGTACGCTAAGGTACTCAATCAGCTTGATAGTTTCCTCGCAGGTGTGTTGCGCACCACCCAAGTGCCCTTTGATATCCGGATTCAATGGGGACGAGAAGTCGCTGTACGTAACCCTGTAGGTGTCTATGGCTACCGGAGCCTGGTTGGATTCCTTCCGTCATGTGCACGGTGGATGGACCTGTACCGGCCTGGCTATCACTACAGCGCCGATCTGCAACTGTTTTTTGATTGTTTCCGACAACACCCATTTGCTGGAGTATTCAGCAATGGTGTTCTCGCTAGCCCATGCGATCAAGTGTACGTTGCGAAGCTCTACAACGACTTCGTGGGTTGCCTACGGATTGAAGCAATTCGGCGTGGTGTCAAGAAGAGGTTGTGTGATTGGCGAGCCAATCTAAAAGACCAGGAGCAGGCTATTCGACGCTATGTCGCAAAACTACAAGCAGCGTATCCTTCTCTTCACCAGATTCGGTGTGACTTACACTACACGGACTACGCGATGAGTGACGCCGATACCCGATTGCGCACTAGCTGGGCGCTCTCGAACGGGAATTGGTTGGAACTTGCCTCGAATGTCCCGTCGGGACACGGACGACCGGAAACTGCCGCTCGCTTCGACCCTGCTATTGCCATGGCAGATCGAGATCGGTTCTTCGATAACCAGCGGGGAGCGGATAACGATCTATTCGAGCCCATGGTCGGTTATATCTGCAAAATGGAGCAAGGCGGGATACACAGGGCGAATCATTTCCACTGCGTATTTTTCTTTGACGCGACTCGTGTGACCCAAGCGCAGGTGGAAGGCTTCAAATGCCGTATTGAGGATCGTTGGCGGAAAGTCACTCGTGGGCATGGCCTGACGTTCGACTGCCACGAGGGATCTCGCCGCGCAGAGCTTGAAGCTCAGGGGCGATGGGTTCTTAATGGGCTCAATAGAGCCAATCCAGCGGAAGCTTCGAAGTTCGTCGAGTATCTGGTCTGTTATTTGACCAAGGACAAAATGCAAATGTTACGTATCAAACCGGCCGAAAAAGCTTGTACGTTGACGATGGGGCATTGA
- a CDS encoding UPF0489 family protein, whose translation MAHQKHIIGGKDVYVVKHHHHVLGGWAEVRRRQEQAGVGAPALLTLDHHTDTRSPFDNHCYWTVHPGPGMVQNRNTVAIDAMAGGLLRNLTWTTKASVNRAIVNLKHDEHIRTAIAADILSRAFVINTDGSNRADPVGHVYETYSGCAAIACPKAIHDDQCERLRADQALESWHLNHEIAELDAKARANGEPGVGEAPYVLDIDLDYFHTEKAIAPNDSATFYQLVQNALAITVATEPACVRNLRLPGSKITAKSLLANMLRLIKIALT comes from the coding sequence ATGGCTCACCAGAAGCACATCATCGGTGGCAAGGACGTGTACGTCGTCAAGCATCACCACCACGTCCTCGGCGGCTGGGCGGAAGTTCGGCGCCGCCAGGAACAGGCCGGGGTCGGCGCCCCGGCGCTGCTCACGCTCGATCACCACACGGACACGCGATCGCCGTTCGACAACCACTGCTACTGGACGGTGCACCCGGGCCCGGGGATGGTCCAAAATCGGAACACCGTGGCGATCGACGCGATGGCGGGCGGCCTGCTCAGGAACCTCACTTGGACGACCAAGGCCAGCGTGAACCGGGCCATCGTCAACCTCAAGCACGACGAGCACATCCGGACCGCGATCGCGGCGGACATCCTGTCCCGCGCGTTTGTGATTAACACGGACGGCTCGAACCGTGCAGACCCGGTGGGGCACGTCTACGAGACGTACTCGGGGTGTGCCGCGATCGCATGCCCGAAGGCCATCCACGACGACCAGTGCGAGCGCTTGCGCGCCGATCAGGCGCTCGAATCGTGGCACCTGAACCACGAAATCGCCGAACTCGACGCCAAGGCTCGGGCCAACGGGGAGCCCGGCGTTGGCGAGGCGCCCTACGTCCTGGACATCGACTTGGACTATTTCCACACTGAGAAAGCCATCGCCCCGAATGATTCGGCAACCTTTTACCAACTCGTGCAAAACGCGCTTGCGATCACCGTCGCGACCGAACCCGCGTGCGTGCGGAATCTCCGGCTTCCGGGATCGAAGATCACCGCGAAATCACTGCTGGCGAATATGCTGCGACTGATTAAGATCGCACTGACCTGA
- a CDS encoding YqaE/Pmp3 family membrane protein → MRLLLALILPWLQFFTIGRPFAGIVCLLLQLTIIGWIPAAIWSVYALSQYKTDKKIERALANRR, encoded by the coding sequence ATGCGTCTGCTGCTTGCGTTGATTCTGCCGTGGCTTCAATTTTTCACTATCGGGCGCCCCTTTGCCGGGATCGTCTGTCTGCTTCTACAACTTACGATCATCGGCTGGATTCCGGCCGCGATCTGGTCTGTGTATGCGCTGAGCCAGTACAAGACCGACAAGAAAATCGAGCGCGCCTTGGCTAACCGCAGGTAG